From the genome of uncultured Bacteroides sp.:
CGAAGGTCTTAAGGGAGACTTCTCTGGTAATATGAATATTTCTACTAAACTAGATAATCAATTGTCTCCGGTATTTAACTCAATGCAAGGAGCCGGTAGTATATCTACAAAAGACATCAGCCTCAGCGGTGTTAATGTTATCGATAAGATTGCTTCAGCTGTAAAGAAAGAGAGTCTGAAGAATCTGAAAGTAAAGGATATGAAGATAGATTTCACCATAAAAGACGGACGGGTGTCTACAAAACCATTCGACATCAAGTTTGGCGAAACCTTGCTTAACCTTTCAGGAACTACCGGTCTGGATCAGACTATTGATTATTCAGGAAAGATTAAACTTCCTGCTTCAACCGGTACGCTTGGACAACTCAGTACACTCGATCTTAAGATTGGTGGAACATTCACTTCACCAAGAGTTTCCATCGATACAAAAAGCATGGCAAAACAAGTGCTCAGCAGTGCCAAAAACAAAGCAATCAGCGAAGTGGGAAAGAAACTGGGTATAGATTTAGGTGATGCTCAGAAACAGAAAGAGGCTTTAGTTGCCAATGCTCAGAAAGCCGGAGATAGAATAGTAGCCGAAGCGCAAAAGCAAGCAGACGATTTAGTTGCAAAAGCCGGAGGTAATATATTAAAGAAACTTGCTGCTCAGAAAGCCGGAGAGGTTTTGGTAAAAGAAGCTAAGAAAGAATCGGATAAATTAGTAAAGGAAGCTGAAGCACAAGGTGACAAGCTGATAGAAAAAGCAAAAAGTGAGTAATCTAAACTCTATATAAAATGCTATTAAAATTATACGAAAAGAACAATAACCCGAAGGATATAGAACAAATCGTTCAAGTCCTCCGCGACGGAGGAGTGGTTATTTACCCAACGGATACAGTGTATGCCATTGGTTGTCATGCTTTGCAAGTCCGTGCAGTAGAGAACATCTGCCGTATAAAAGACATTGATCCGAAAAAGAAGAGTCTTTCCATCATTTGTTATGACCTGAGCAATATCAGTGAATATGCAAAAGTGGAAAACTCTACATTTAAACTAATGAAAAAGAATCTGCCGGGAGCGTTTACTTTTATCCTGGCTGCCGGCGGCAAACTTCCTAAGATATTCAAGAACAGGAAAGAAGTTGGTATTCGTGTGCCCGATAATAATATTATCCGCGAGATTTGCAGACAACTGGATGCACCAATCTTAACCACAACTATTCCCTGGAATGAAAAAGAAGACATTGAATATCTCACAAATCCGGAACTGATTGACGAGAAATTTGGTTATGAAGTAGATTTGGTTGTTGATGGAGGAATTGGAGGCATAGAGCCATCAACCATTGTTGACTGTACTTCTGGTGAAGCCGAAATTATTCGTCAGGGAAAAGGAATTCTGGAAGAAGTTTAGCTTATTAGATAGAGTTCGCTTAAAAAACATTGAGGTCGAAACGTGCTTTGGAACAGCTAAGAAAATATCCAAGTCACACCAATACTATATTGAGTGTGGCTTGGACTTTTTTAGTGGAGCCTAAATAACAAATGTAAACTACTATATTGATTAGTCATCCTCGAATCAAAATATTTCCAGAAAAGATGTTTTATCATTTTGCAATACACAATATTGGAACAGGGTGATACAAGCGACTACAAAAATCAGGGAACATAATTAAACCAGCAAACATTTGATTTCACAACGCCCTTAAATAAAACACAATTATCTAATTTGCGATCTTTTTTCTTTGCTTTATTAAAGTCTTTTTGGTAATAGTTATTGGAAAAAAACTTTAATTGAACTTTATATCTTCCCCTCTTTAAATTAATTGGCCAAAGGCATAACTTTATATTATATTCAACACTTTCATTTGGCTTTAAAATAATATATTTCTTAATTATTGCTTTAAACGTTGAAATATCATATGGCCCTGTACGAGACCTCAGATACTTAGAGTATTTATTTTCTTTATCGAGTACGCTAATTAATAGGCGAGGAAGCACATCCTTTTTTAAAAAATTGTTAGTAGCCCAAGGACCGTCAAAGTCTGCATAATTAATATTATAAAACGCGAATTTACTTGCAGTTCTATTATGAACCTTAAATCTAAGGTACAATGTATCATTTTTTGTTTTAATGCTTTCATCAAAGATTGAAAAGCAAACATTTTGTGCTTGCACTTGTCCTAGAAACAGACAAATCAACAACAATAATCTAATTCTTGTTTTCATATAAATACATATTTCTGAGAAGAAGTCATTTATAAGCAATTATATGTTTAGTTAATAGTAAATAGCTTACCCGATATAACATAGAGTTTTATCAGATTTATTAGAAATAATGAATAAAAACAAATATCAGCTCTAAAATAAAAGTTATTATCATCATAACTTTCAACTGAAGCCTTAAATAAATCAATTTTCTATGCAATAAAAGGAGCCCGACTAATAGCACAAATAGTATTACACAGCATGATTTCATTATTAAAAACATTACTTTGAGAGCCTTTTCCAAGTCAATAGGAAGAGCATGTTTATGATAATTGTAAATTTTAAAAATAACATAAACATCTAAATAAAACAACAGCACTAATAATACCAGATAAAGCAGACAAATACTCCATTTTTTAATTTCCGACTGTTTCATACAGATTATATCTATTATGACTTATTTGTATTTTTCTACCACAATGCTAAACCCCTCTTCAACTCTTTTTTAACCAACTTATGATTAACAAAAGTCAGATAGTACATTTCTATATCGTTAATATTACATGGAGCTTTCTGCATACCTTCTTTGTAATATTTATAATCACCAGGAAAATATCTTTTAATGAATCCGCCGTAAGCTTTTTCATCCATATTAAAGAAATTCTTATTTCCAGAATCTTTCTTCACTATTCCTGCAAGCATTGTAAAAAAGACATCACGCTCTCCTATTTTACAAACAAAATGATAAGGCCATTTTTTTATTATCTCAGGATTTGTTACACAATCAACTACGTATCGACTAGTAGAATCATTCACTTCAAGACAATAAACATTAATTATATGTGATTCCTTAAATATTGAATCTGCATATTTTGCATATCCCTCAATTTCTCGTTCCAAGACTTTGTTATTTAACTCTAAATAATCATTCGATTGATTATTTAGAGTACATGACACTGTTAACAACATCAAGAATAAAACAACTATTTTTATTGTGTTTCTCATATTTTACTAATTTTTGAATATTACATAACAAATGTAAACTATTCTATTTATTAGTCATCACCGAATCAAAATATTTCCTCAAAAATGTTTCGTCGTTTTGCAATACACAATATTGGAACAGGGTGATACTGGCGACTACAAAAATCACGGAACATAATTAAACCAGCAAACATTTGATTTCACAACCCCCTTAAATAAAACGCAATTATCTAATTTACGATCTTTTTTCTTCGCTTTATTAAAGTCTTTTTGGTAATAGTTATTGAAAAAAAAATTTAATTGAACTTTATATC
Proteins encoded in this window:
- a CDS encoding L-threonylcarbamoyladenylate synthase; its protein translation is MLLKLYEKNNNPKDIEQIVQVLRDGGVVIYPTDTVYAIGCHALQVRAVENICRIKDIDPKKKSLSIICYDLSNISEYAKVENSTFKLMKKNLPGAFTFILAAGGKLPKIFKNRKEVGIRVPDNNIIREICRQLDAPILTTTIPWNEKEDIEYLTNPELIDEKFGYEVDLVVDGGIGGIEPSTIVDCTSGEAEIIRQGKGILEEV